From Chryseobacterium sp. H1D6B, a single genomic window includes:
- the atpD gene encoding F0F1 ATP synthase subunit beta → MANQIKGKISQIIGPVIDVVFTNVESIPSIYDALEISKENGEKVVLEVEQHIGEDTVRCIAMDATDGLQRGQEVIGYGNPITMPIGEAVNGRLFNVVGDAIDGLQNISKEGGLPIHRPAPKFDQLSTSAEVLFTGIKVIDLVEPYAKGGKIGLFGGAGVGKTVLIQELINNIAKGHGGLSVFAGVGERTREGNDLLREMLESGIIKYGDDFMHSMENGGWDLSKVDLEVMKESKAAFVFGQMNEPPGARARVALSGLTLAEYYRDGGETGQGRDVLFFVDNIFRFTQAGSEVSALLGRMPSAVGYQPTLASEMGAMQERITSTKNGSITSVQAVYVPADDLTDPAPATTFAHLDATTVLDRKIASLGIYPAVDPLASTSRILAPEIIGEEHYNCAQRVKEILQRYKALQDIIAILGMEELSEEDKSVVYRARKVQRFLSQPFHVAEQFTGIPGSLVDIKDTIKGFTMIMDGELDHLPEAAFNLKGTIEEAIEAGQKMLADNA, encoded by the coding sequence ATGGCAAACCAAATTAAAGGAAAAATTTCTCAAATTATTGGTCCGGTAATCGACGTGGTCTTTACAAATGTGGAATCAATCCCAAGTATTTATGACGCGTTAGAAATTTCAAAAGAAAACGGTGAAAAAGTAGTCTTAGAAGTAGAACAGCATATAGGTGAAGATACAGTAAGATGTATCGCTATGGATGCTACAGATGGTCTTCAAAGAGGGCAGGAAGTAATTGGATACGGAAATCCCATTACAATGCCTATCGGAGAGGCTGTAAACGGAAGACTATTCAACGTTGTTGGTGATGCTATCGACGGGCTTCAAAATATTTCTAAAGAAGGTGGTCTGCCAATTCACAGACCAGCTCCAAAATTTGATCAACTTTCAACTTCTGCAGAAGTTTTATTTACAGGTATTAAAGTAATCGACTTAGTTGAGCCTTACGCAAAAGGAGGTAAGATTGGATTGTTCGGTGGTGCCGGTGTAGGTAAAACAGTATTGATCCAGGAGTTGATTAACAATATTGCAAAAGGACACGGAGGTCTTTCAGTTTTTGCCGGAGTAGGTGAAAGAACGAGAGAAGGAAATGACCTTTTAAGAGAGATGCTTGAATCAGGAATCATCAAGTATGGTGATGACTTTATGCACTCTATGGAAAACGGTGGTTGGGATCTTTCAAAAGTAGACCTAGAGGTTATGAAAGAATCTAAAGCTGCATTCGTTTTCGGACAGATGAACGAGCCGCCAGGAGCAAGAGCGAGAGTAGCACTTTCTGGTCTTACTTTGGCTGAATACTATAGAGACGGTGGAGAAACAGGACAAGGAAGAGATGTACTTTTCTTCGTTGATAATATCTTCCGTTTTACACAAGCGGGTTCTGAGGTATCTGCACTATTAGGACGTATGCCTTCTGCAGTAGGTTACCAGCCGACACTGGCATCTGAAATGGGTGCGATGCAGGAAAGAATTACTTCTACTAAAAACGGATCTATTACTTCAGTACAGGCTGTATATGTACCTGCGGATGATTTAACTGACCCGGCTCCGGCTACAACATTTGCTCACTTAGATGCAACTACAGTACTGGATAGAAAAATTGCTTCATTAGGTATTTACCCAGCGGTAGATCCATTGGCTTCTACTTCTAGAATCCTGGCTCCGGAAATTATCGGTGAAGAACATTATAACTGTGCTCAAAGAGTAAAAGAAATTCTTCAGAGATACAAAGCACTTCAAGATATTATCGCTATCCTTGGTATGGAAGAACTTTCTGAAGAAGATAAATCAGTGGTTTACCGTGCTAGAAAAGTTCAGAGATTCTTATCTCAGCCTTTCCACGTAGCTGAACAGTTTACAGGTATTCCGGGATCATTAGTAGATATCAAAGATACTATCAAAGGATTTACGATGATTATGGACGGTGAATTAGACCACCTGCCAGAAGCTGCTTTCAACTTGAAAGGAACTATCGAAGAAGCTATTGAAGCTGGACAAAAAATGTTAGCTGATAACGCTTAA
- a CDS encoding bifunctional riboflavin kinase/FAD synthetase, with product MKILKNFNDYSPQKPLALSLGMFDGVHLGHKCIIDELKKVGTENHLETAILTFWPHPRFVFNPNEDLKLLNTLDEKTSLIDKYGINNLFLKEFDDEFRNLTGEEFVRQILIERLNVKYLIIGYDHSFGKNKSGNFELLQKLSEELDFEVEQMEAINIHENNISSTKVRNALLAGNIKDANEMLGYSYSVSGKVIHGKKIGRTIGYPTANIGTESIKLLPKKGAYIVEVFVKGQQYKGMLSVGTNPTVNGDTLSVEVYILDFNGDIYDENITVKFRDFLHEEIKFEGLEKLIERLDEDKKLTEEFNF from the coding sequence TTGAAAATTTTAAAGAATTTTAATGATTATTCCCCGCAAAAACCTCTGGCATTATCTTTAGGAATGTTTGACGGTGTGCATCTCGGGCATAAATGTATTATCGATGAGCTAAAAAAAGTAGGTACAGAAAATCATTTAGAGACTGCAATCCTTACTTTTTGGCCCCACCCAAGATTTGTTTTTAATCCAAATGAAGATTTAAAACTGCTGAATACCCTGGACGAAAAGACATCCCTTATTGATAAATACGGCATTAATAATTTATTTTTAAAAGAATTCGATGATGAATTCAGAAACCTTACCGGCGAAGAATTCGTCCGTCAGATTCTTATTGAAAGACTGAATGTAAAGTATCTGATTATAGGCTACGACCATTCTTTCGGGAAAAATAAAAGCGGCAATTTTGAGCTTCTTCAAAAATTATCTGAAGAATTGGACTTTGAAGTAGAACAGATGGAAGCGATTAACATTCATGAAAATAATATCAGCTCCACGAAAGTAAGAAATGCTCTTTTAGCCGGTAACATCAAGGATGCGAATGAAATGCTGGGGTACTCCTACTCTGTTTCCGGAAAGGTAATCCATGGAAAAAAAATTGGCAGGACCATCGGGTATCCAACAGCCAATATCGGAACTGAATCTATTAAACTTCTTCCTAAAAAAGGCGCTTATATTGTAGAAGTTTTTGTAAAAGGACAGCAGTATAAAGGAATGCTGAGCGTTGGAACCAATCCAACTGTAAATGGCGATACTTTAAGCGTTGAAGTGTATATCCTTGATTTCAATGGGGATATTTATGATGAAAACATCACTGTAAAATTCAGAGATTTCCTTCATGAAGAGATTAAATTTGAAGGTCTTGAAAAATTAATTGAAAGACTGGATGAGGATAAAAAGTTAACGGAAGAATTTAACTTTTAA
- a CDS encoding MmcQ/YjbR family DNA-binding protein has product MDANEILEYCLTKKGTAESFPFDNETLVVKVGGKIFLLMGLERQPLGINVKTDPEWSAELREQYTQITGAFHMNKTHWNSVSIDGLKRELIFKLIDHSYDLVFKSLTKKNRDSITDI; this is encoded by the coding sequence ATGGATGCCAACGAAATACTAGAGTATTGCCTTACGAAAAAAGGAACTGCAGAAAGTTTTCCTTTTGATAACGAAACCCTTGTGGTAAAAGTAGGAGGGAAAATATTTCTACTGATGGGGCTTGAAAGACAGCCGTTAGGAATTAATGTAAAGACAGATCCGGAGTGGAGTGCAGAACTCCGAGAGCAGTATACCCAGATCACTGGAGCTTTCCATATGAATAAAACCCACTGGAATTCTGTTTCAATTGATGGATTAAAAAGAGAGTTGATTTTTAAGTTAATTGATCATTCTTATGATCTTGTTTTTAAATCCTTAACTAAAAAAAACAGGGATTCAATCACTGATATTTAA
- a CDS encoding NAD(P)H-binding protein translates to MKALVIGATGATGKDLVNQLLNDKDFEEVNVFVRKPLDIQNTKLKVHVVDFEKPQEWKDSVKGDVAFSCLGTTLKSAGSKEAQRKVDYDYQYQFAKAAKENNVDDYVLVSAYGANSKSKIFYSKMKGELEEAVKGLHFNKITIFKPGMLERKDSDRTGEVLGSRIIKFANKLGLLESQKPLPTDVLAKAMINSSKIKSNGYSSIKLGNIFCFAEKSNQ, encoded by the coding sequence ATGAAAGCTTTAGTAATCGGCGCTACAGGTGCTACAGGAAAAGATCTGGTCAATCAGTTGCTTAATGATAAAGATTTTGAAGAAGTGAATGTTTTTGTGAGAAAGCCTTTAGATATTCAGAATACTAAATTAAAAGTCCATGTCGTTGATTTCGAAAAACCTCAGGAGTGGAAAGATTCTGTAAAAGGTGATGTTGCATTTTCATGCTTAGGAACAACTCTAAAGAGTGCAGGAAGCAAGGAAGCCCAGCGAAAAGTTGATTACGATTATCAATATCAATTTGCAAAGGCCGCTAAAGAAAATAATGTGGATGATTATGTTTTAGTTTCTGCGTATGGAGCTAATTCTAAGTCTAAAATATTTTATTCTAAAATGAAAGGTGAGCTGGAGGAAGCCGTGAAAGGGCTCCATTTCAATAAAATTACAATTTTTAAACCTGGAATGCTGGAAAGAAAGGATTCTGACAGAACCGGAGAAGTATTAGGAAGCCGAATTATCAAATTTGCTAATAAATTAGGTCTTTTAGAAAGTCAAAAACCTCTTCCTACCGATGTTTTAGCAAAAGCGATGATCAATTCTTCTAAAATAAAAAGCAACGGCTATTCGAGTATAAAGCTTGGAAATATTTTTTGTTTTGCAGAGAAGAGCAATCAATAA
- a CDS encoding glutathione peroxidase translates to MKKIFLLMLSFVAFLQSCTNQKSEMSKAKTNELMGKTIYDFKVEGLEEGKEINFADFKGKKILIVNTASQCGFTPQYADLEKLYEQYKDKLVIVGFPANNFGGQEPGSNTEIGAFCQKNYGVTFPLAAKVSVKGEDTAPIFKYLTEKELNGVKNTTILWNFTKFLIDENGKLVDTFVSTTKPTDQAITKYLK, encoded by the coding sequence ATGAAAAAAATATTTTTATTGATGCTTTCTTTTGTAGCATTTCTACAGAGCTGCACCAACCAAAAAAGTGAAATGTCTAAAGCTAAAACCAACGAACTTATGGGAAAAACAATATATGATTTCAAAGTTGAAGGCCTGGAAGAAGGTAAAGAAATTAACTTTGCAGATTTTAAAGGAAAGAAGATTCTTATCGTAAATACAGCTTCACAATGCGGATTTACCCCGCAGTATGCCGATCTTGAAAAATTATATGAGCAGTATAAAGATAAATTAGTCATTGTAGGCTTTCCTGCCAATAACTTTGGAGGACAAGAGCCAGGATCAAATACGGAGATCGGTGCTTTCTGCCAAAAAAATTATGGAGTAACATTCCCATTAGCAGCGAAAGTATCTGTAAAAGGAGAGGATACGGCTCCAATTTTCAAATACCTGACTGAAAAAGAATTAAACGGTGTAAAAAACACAACGATCCTTTGGAATTTTACTAAGTTTTTAATTGACGAAAACGGAAAGCTTGTAGATACTTTTGTAAGCACTACAAAACCTACTGATCAGGCAATTACAAAATATTTGAAATAA
- a CDS encoding histidine kinase, with the protein MKKLLLVFVLIYSQISFAQTAKEIIDKNIELSGGLTSWKLLNSVFLQGKVVLGIKDEYPLKIYQQRPNLTKTVLSINNKETAIEGYDGSKGYGMNYATNKLQEYPDYVPESFDNDFIDWESKGFEAKYLGKEKVGDIYCHKVELTKNVNKNLYYFDTNTYMLLKEVKKDETLTYSEYRKVGNLVMPFRIESSSSKKDGDYVMLLNKIDVNKVFPANIFKF; encoded by the coding sequence ATGAAAAAATTACTTTTAGTATTCGTCCTGATCTATTCGCAGATCTCTTTTGCGCAGACAGCAAAAGAAATCATTGATAAAAACATCGAATTATCCGGAGGATTAACAAGTTGGAAGCTTTTAAATTCAGTATTCCTTCAAGGAAAAGTAGTACTGGGAATTAAAGATGAGTACCCTTTAAAAATTTACCAGCAGCGTCCCAATCTTACTAAAACAGTTCTTAGCATTAATAATAAAGAGACCGCGATCGAAGGTTATGATGGATCTAAAGGCTATGGGATGAATTATGCAACCAATAAACTACAGGAATACCCAGATTATGTCCCTGAAAGTTTTGACAATGATTTCATTGACTGGGAAAGTAAAGGTTTTGAGGCTAAATATTTAGGAAAAGAAAAAGTAGGAGATATTTACTGTCATAAAGTTGAGCTCACAAAAAATGTAAATAAAAATTTATATTACTTTGATACCAACACTTATATGCTTTTAAAAGAAGTGAAAAAAGATGAAACTTTAACGTACTCTGAATATAGAAAAGTAGGAAATCTGGTAATGCCTTTCAGAATAGAATCTTCCAGCTCTAAAAAAGATGGAGATTATGTAATGCTGCTTAATAAAATAGATGTCAATAAAGTATTTCCAGCAAATATTTTTAAATTTTAA
- the kdsB gene encoding 3-deoxy-manno-octulosonate cytidylyltransferase encodes MKIIAVIPARYEASRFPAKLMQMLGEKTVITTTYQNVVDTGLFDEVFVATDSEIIFNEIVNNGGKAVMTGQHETGSDRIAEAVQNIDCDIVINVQGDEPFLKLEPLKQLIEVFKEDDNQEISLASLKIKLIEKEEVENPNNVKVITDNNGFALYFSRSVIPFHREVSYDIEYFKHIGVYAFRKHALLQFSKLEMKPLEVSEKIECIRYLEYGMKIKMIETNFVGVGIDTPEDLEKARKLI; translated from the coding sequence ATGAAAATAATCGCTGTAATTCCTGCCCGTTACGAAGCAAGCCGTTTTCCGGCAAAGCTGATGCAGATGCTGGGAGAAAAAACAGTTATCACAACGACTTATCAAAATGTTGTTGATACTGGTTTATTTGATGAAGTCTTTGTAGCAACAGATTCTGAAATTATTTTTAACGAAATTGTAAATAACGGAGGAAAAGCTGTGATGACAGGACAGCATGAAACAGGAAGCGACCGTATTGCAGAAGCTGTTCAGAATATTGACTGTGATATTGTGATCAACGTTCAGGGAGATGAACCTTTTCTGAAATTAGAACCTTTAAAGCAGTTAATAGAAGTTTTTAAAGAAGATGACAATCAAGAAATATCTCTGGCTTCTTTAAAAATAAAACTAATTGAAAAAGAGGAAGTTGAAAATCCTAATAATGTAAAAGTTATTACCGATAATAATGGGTTTGCTTTATATTTCAGCCGTTCTGTAATTCCTTTTCACAGGGAAGTTTCTTATGATATAGAGTATTTTAAACATATTGGTGTTTATGCTTTCAGGAAACATGCTTTGCTGCAGTTTTCAAAACTGGAGATGAAACCGCTGGAAGTATCAGAAAAGATAGAATGTATCCGTTATTTAGAATACGGAATGAAAATTAAGATGATAGAAACCAATTTCGTTGGAGTAGGAATCGATACACCGGAGGATTTAGAAAAAGCTAGAAAGCTGATTTAA
- a CDS encoding four helix bundle protein: MSESIVEKKSFELAVSIVNFYKKFSAENKEYVLSKQILHSGTSVRANIREALNAQSKMDFIHKLSISQKECDETIYWLELLFPTQYISEHEFKALKHQTLEILKMLKSIIITTKSKTHNS, translated from the coding sequence ATGAGTGAAAGTATTGTTGAGAAAAAAAGCTTTGAACTTGCGGTAAGTATTGTAAATTTTTACAAAAAGTTTAGCGCTGAAAATAAAGAATATGTTCTTTCAAAACAAATTTTACACTCAGGAACTTCTGTTAGAGCTAATATAAGGGAAGCTCTGAACGCTCAGAGTAAAATGGATTTTATTCATAAATTATCTATCTCTCAAAAAGAATGTGATGAAACAATTTATTGGCTTGAACTATTATTTCCAACTCAATATATTTCAGAACACGAATTTAAAGCTCTTAAACATCAGACATTAGAAATTTTAAAAATGCTTAAAAGTATTATTATAACGACTAAAAGTAAAACTCATAACTCATAA
- a CDS encoding aminotransferase class I/II-fold pyridoxal phosphate-dependent enzyme: MKVSKLAANLIGSEIVKIGNEVNDLKAKGAEIANLTIGDLNSNLYPIPAKLKEEIQKAYQDNLTNYPPANGLLSLRKEVSKDLKNRWNLDYSPNDILITAGSRPLIYAVYKTIVDEGDKVIYPTPSWNNNHYAYLTSAKSVEVKTTPENNFLPTAADLKPHLDGAVLLALCSPLNPTGTMFTEKQLSEICELVLEENKKRGEDEKPLYLMYDQIYSNLTFGAKHFDPVSLFPEMKEYTIYIDGISKCLAATGVRVGWGFGPAHIIDKMKALLTHVGAWAPKPEQEATAKFYETPENVDTFVNDFKGKLEASLKVLHNGIQDLKAKGLAVESIEPMGALYLTIKLNYIGKTKPDGTVIENSSDLVFYLINDAGVALVPFSAFGEEKSEPWFRASVGGLDIHEIEVMMPKLEQALNKLV, translated from the coding sequence GTGAAAGTTTCAAAATTAGCCGCGAACCTGATTGGTTCTGAAATTGTGAAAATTGGTAATGAAGTAAATGATTTAAAAGCGAAAGGAGCAGAGATAGCCAATCTTACTATTGGTGATCTAAACTCTAATCTCTATCCTATACCTGCAAAGCTAAAGGAAGAGATTCAGAAAGCTTATCAGGATAACCTAACAAATTATCCGCCGGCAAATGGACTTTTATCATTAAGAAAAGAAGTTTCTAAAGATCTGAAAAACAGATGGAATCTTGATTATTCACCGAATGATATTTTAATTACTGCAGGTTCTAGACCATTGATCTATGCTGTTTATAAAACAATTGTAGATGAAGGAGATAAAGTGATTTATCCTACTCCTTCTTGGAATAACAACCACTATGCATACCTTACTTCTGCAAAAAGTGTTGAAGTAAAAACAACGCCTGAAAATAATTTCCTTCCGACAGCTGCAGACTTAAAGCCGCATTTAGATGGTGCTGTTTTATTAGCACTGTGCTCACCTCTTAACCCTACTGGGACAATGTTTACTGAAAAACAGCTTTCAGAGATTTGTGAACTTGTTTTAGAAGAAAATAAAAAAAGAGGAGAAGACGAAAAACCCTTGTATTTAATGTATGATCAGATCTATTCTAATCTTACTTTTGGTGCCAAGCATTTCGATCCGGTTTCTCTTTTCCCTGAAATGAAAGAATATACAATCTATATTGACGGTATTTCTAAATGTTTAGCAGCAACAGGAGTTCGTGTAGGCTGGGGGTTTGGCCCGGCACACATCATTGATAAAATGAAAGCTCTGCTTACCCACGTTGGAGCTTGGGCACCAAAACCAGAACAGGAAGCAACTGCTAAATTCTATGAAACTCCTGAAAATGTAGATACTTTCGTAAATGATTTTAAAGGAAAACTTGAGGCAAGTCTGAAAGTTCTTCACAATGGAATTCAAGATCTGAAAGCCAAAGGATTAGCAGTAGAAAGCATCGAACCGATGGGAGCACTTTATCTTACAATTAAATTAAATTATATCGGGAAAACAAAACCTGACGGAACAGTTATTGAAAACTCCTCAGATTTAGTATTCTATCTGATTAATGATGCAGGAGTAGCTTTGGTGCCGTTTTCAGCATTTGGAGAAGAAAAGTCTGAACCTTGGTTCCGTGCTTCAGTAGGTGGATTAGATATTCACGAAATTGAAGTGATGATGCCAAAACTTGAACAAGCTTTAAATAAATTAGTTTAA
- a CDS encoding phospho-sugar mutase, with translation MTTLEKAKLWLSDTFDEETRNAVQLLIDGNSPDLEDSFYRELEFGTGGMRGIMGVGTNRLNKYTLGQATQGLANYMNQQFAGEEIKVAIAYDVRHNSKEFGKLVADVLTANGIKVLLFKNHRPTPELSFTVRDKKCNGGIVLTASHNPPEYNGYKVYWNDGAQIVPPHDEAIINEVYSVKFDEIKFNGNDDLIEWIGEEQDDVYIDACIENSTYQNVGKENLNIVFTSIHGTTYTTIPKALEKAGFKKVDLVKEQMIPSGNFTTVESPNPEEPAALEMAMDLARITNADIVIGTDPDGDRLGIAVRNLDGEMQLLNGNQTNTILTYYILDQWKKQGRITGKEFIGSTIVTSDIFFDIAEKFGVDCKAGLTGFKWIGKMIREAEGIEKFICGGEESFGFMTGDFVRDKDSCGSIVLACEIAAWCKANGRTMYQYMIEIYQETGMYYEGLVNLVRKGRDGAEEIQEMMKNFRENPPKELAGSLVEEVKDFKEQTCLVVSENKKHAMDDIPKSNVLIYYTQDGTKVCVRPSGTEPKIKFYISVKDKITSEEQFKEKLNTLETKIEQVKKDLQLS, from the coding sequence ATGACAACATTAGAAAAAGCGAAACTTTGGTTAAGTGATACATTTGATGAAGAGACAAGAAATGCTGTTCAATTGCTTATTGACGGTAATTCTCCGGATTTAGAAGATTCTTTTTACAGAGAATTGGAATTCGGGACAGGAGGGATGCGTGGTATTATGGGGGTTGGAACCAATCGTTTAAATAAATATACGTTAGGACAGGCTACTCAGGGACTTGCGAATTATATGAACCAGCAGTTTGCAGGGGAAGAAATAAAAGTAGCAATCGCTTATGATGTACGCCACAACTCAAAAGAATTCGGAAAATTAGTTGCAGATGTTTTAACGGCAAATGGCATAAAAGTTTTATTATTTAAAAACCACAGGCCGACTCCAGAATTGTCTTTTACAGTAAGAGACAAGAAATGTAACGGAGGAATTGTTCTTACAGCTTCTCACAATCCGCCCGAGTATAATGGTTACAAAGTGTATTGGAATGACGGAGCACAGATTGTTCCTCCTCATGATGAAGCCATTATCAATGAAGTATATTCTGTGAAATTTGATGAAATTAAGTTTAATGGAAATGATGATCTGATAGAATGGATCGGAGAGGAGCAGGATGATGTTTACATTGATGCTTGTATTGAGAACTCAACATACCAGAATGTAGGTAAAGAAAATTTAAATATAGTTTTCACTTCTATTCATGGAACTACTTATACCACTATTCCTAAAGCATTAGAAAAAGCAGGGTTCAAAAAAGTAGATTTGGTGAAGGAACAGATGATTCCAAGCGGCAATTTTACTACTGTAGAATCTCCAAATCCTGAAGAGCCGGCTGCTTTGGAAATGGCAATGGATTTAGCAAGAATTACTAATGCTGATATCGTTATCGGAACAGATCCGGACGGTGACAGATTAGGAATCGCTGTTAGAAATCTGGATGGTGAAATGCAGCTACTGAATGGTAATCAGACGAATACAATTCTTACGTACTATATTTTAGATCAATGGAAAAAGCAGGGAAGAATTACAGGAAAAGAATTTATAGGTTCTACGATTGTAACCTCTGACATATTCTTCGATATTGCTGAAAAATTCGGGGTAGACTGCAAAGCAGGTCTTACAGGATTTAAATGGATCGGAAAAATGATCCGCGAAGCTGAAGGAATTGAAAAGTTTATCTGCGGCGGCGAGGAAAGTTTTGGTTTTATGACCGGAGATTTCGTGCGCGACAAAGATTCTTGCGGAAGTATTGTGTTAGCATGTGAAATTGCTGCATGGTGCAAAGCAAACGGCAGAACAATGTATCAGTATATGATTGAAATTTATCAGGAAACAGGAATGTACTATGAAGGCCTGGTAAATTTAGTAAGAAAAGGAAGAGACGGCGCTGAAGAAATTCAGGAAATGATGAAAAATTTCAGAGAAAATCCTCCAAAAGAATTAGCCGGATCTTTAGTGGAAGAAGTAAAAGACTTCAAAGAACAGACCTGCCTTGTCGTTTCTGAAAATAAGAAGCATGCAATGGATGATATTCCAAAATCCAACGTATTGATTTATTATACACAAGATGGTACAAAAGTATGTGTAAGACCTTCAGGAACAGAGCCGAAAATTAAATTTTATATCTCAGTAAAAGATAAAATTACTTCAGAAGAACAGTTCAAAGAAAAATTAAATACTCTGGAAACTAAAATAGAACAAGTGAAGAAAGACCTTCAATTAAGCTGA
- a CDS encoding four helix bundle protein codes for MSFKFEKLIIWQKSMSFGEDIFILSQNFPKDEAFNLTSQIRRASDSIALNISEGSILQSKLEFRKFLGYSIRSLAEVVTCLYKAKNRKYISEVNFEEMYNDSYNLMNQIIAFRNQIKE; via the coding sequence ATGAGTTTCAAATTTGAGAAATTAATTATTTGGCAGAAGTCAATGAGTTTTGGAGAAGATATTTTTATTTTATCTCAAAATTTTCCAAAAGATGAAGCTTTTAATTTAACATCACAGATAAGAAGGGCATCGGATTCAATAGCTCTTAATATTTCTGAGGGATCTATATTACAATCAAAATTAGAGTTCAGAAAATTTTTAGGGTATTCTATTCGTTCTTTGGCCGAAGTTGTGACCTGTCTATATAAGGCAAAAAATAGAAAATATATTTCTGAAGTAAATTTTGAAGAAATGTATAATGACAGTTATAATCTGATGAATCAAATTATAGCTTTTAGAAATCAAATAAAAGAATAG